The Syntrophorhabdaceae bacterium genome has a segment encoding these proteins:
- a CDS encoding crotonase/enoyl-CoA hydratase family protein, whose product MQGKTQRILYEVTGRIAVITFNRPEQRNAFDAEMTQEMRVVMDRFEAEEDVWLGIVTGAGERAFCAGMDLKAFAAGEGPAILDGRGGFAGFVTYPRTKPVIAAVNGAALAGGCEIVLSCDLVVAAESAVFGQPEVKRGLYAGAGGAFRLLRAMPKARAMEMLLTGEPIDAHAAYILGFVNAVVPAERLMNAAMDLARRICVNAPLGVRANLALARVALDMTDAELWQKNADIWQSIIRSADAAEGPAAFAEKREPKWRAR is encoded by the coding sequence ATGCAAGGAAAGACCCAACGTATCCTGTATGAGGTCACGGGCCGTATTGCCGTCATAACGTTCAACCGTCCAGAACAGCGAAACGCCTTTGATGCGGAAATGACGCAAGAGATGCGCGTGGTGATGGATCGCTTCGAGGCCGAAGAGGATGTCTGGCTGGGCATCGTTACAGGTGCGGGAGAACGTGCATTCTGTGCAGGAATGGATCTCAAAGCCTTCGCCGCTGGTGAAGGGCCTGCGATTCTGGACGGCAGAGGTGGTTTTGCCGGGTTCGTTACATACCCTAGGACCAAACCAGTCATCGCAGCCGTGAATGGCGCGGCGCTGGCCGGTGGCTGCGAAATCGTGCTATCGTGCGACCTCGTGGTCGCGGCCGAATCCGCCGTCTTCGGCCAGCCCGAGGTGAAGCGGGGCCTCTACGCGGGAGCAGGAGGCGCGTTTCGCCTTCTCAGGGCGATGCCGAAGGCGCGTGCCATGGAGATGCTCCTCACCGGGGAACCTATCGACGCCCATGCCGCGTATATCCTCGGCTTTGTCAACGCCGTGGTGCCGGCGGAAAGATTGATGAATGCCGCCATGGATCTCGCGCGGAGAATATGCGTGAACGCCCCCCTCGGAGTCCGTGCGAACCTTGCACTCGCGCGAGTCGCTTTGGACATGACCGATGCTGAACTGTGGCAGAAGAACGCCGATATCTGGCAGAGTATTATCCGCAGCGCTGATGCGGCAGAAGGACCAGCCGCCTTTGCCGAAAAGCGGGAGCCCAAATGGAGGGCTCGCTAG